The nucleotide sequence TCTCTTTTCCAGATTCTCTTGTCAGAGTAGAAAAACAATGTCATGATGCTATCCGGACCCATGATAatagctttttctttttgagcTCTCTCCATCAAACGGCTCAATAATTTGGCTGGGTTACTAAACAAACATGGGGTATAACGGTGTTACTGAACCCATGTGTATGTACACTCATCttccattatttcatttatgctTAGTTGCTCCTGTTCATTAGACCTTTTTGAGTTAAGAAACCTCTGGAGACATGAAAAGTTGAGGAGAGCATCATGATGCTCCCCAGAAAAATGGTATTTACTTTGACATTAGTTTAAAATTGGGTAATCTTTGATCTTTCTCTCATATGTGGAGCCACCCTTACAATGGAAAGTTAAAAAATACCACCTACTCTCTTTTCAAGGGTGCGCATGCCTCTGAAGACTTTAGATAATTATGAACACAGAGATAAGGCGCGGCGCATTAATGTAGACTGATTCAGTGGTAATAATGTCGTAAGGTTAATAAAGGCCGACATATTTATGAAGATAGGGCCTAAAGTATGCTTCTTTTCCCACTCGGTATTATATCATGAATAGAATTTCTCCACGCATAACACATTCGGTATGTATTAGATCTGGCCACAGTGAGACTACTGGTCTAGGAAAAATGATTAATCATTCtctggatttttattttatttttgaatgttCTCTAAAATGTATATAGAGAAGTGAGGACATTCAGGCAATGATACCTGATCGTGGTGTCAGCTTATGCAAAGCAAGGAAAGGGTAAGGCCAATCAGTTTTATTTCCTCAGATGGACTAAAACACAGATGGAACAACGTCACAGCATGAAATGATCTCCAGTTAATGGGCACAAATCAACCATAATTGAGGCGAAAGATGTCGTTCTGCACGAAGAAGCTTCCTTCGGATGATGGAACCAAGTGAAACATCTGCAACATCACAAAGTTCAAGTCAAAATATATACATGTGAAGCCTACCTCCATCATAAGTTGCTgcaaaaaattgaattcataACTAAAAGCATAATAATTTGAGTGCCTTCTATCAATAACTAGGTTCTTGTCCCATCCCAGTAAATTTGTTGTAATCTAAGGAATGGGCTAATGAGTTTTTGGTGTATTTTTCTCTCGGCTGTGCCAAGGATAATTAATACCTGGCTAAATCTTAGTTGGTGCTCCTCCCCGGGTAGTTTAAGGCTGCCACTGACAAAGACCATGATGCCACCAGTGAAGGAGGAGGGCTGTGAATCAATGGTGCTGATCACATGTTGGCATTGATCGAATGGCAACAGATTGAGTTTCTGAGAGATTTCATCAACCCCTTGTACCTTGTGGCCCTCAAATGTCAACATGGAAGTTGAGTGGTAGAGGGAAGGCAAAGAAGATCGATCATTGTCAAAGAGATAGTAGTAATGATCCACAAATGCCCTCCCCAACCCTTCAACCTGCTCCTCCATTTCCTCTCTTCCTCTCCCCCTCTTCCCCCACTCTCCCAGGCCCATGAAAATATAGAGGGAGATCGATTCTCTGTAAAGTACCTAGTGCATGGCATAAGGCCCCcgaaaaaggaaaagatgagATTGGCCGGTTTCTTTAGCTATCTCCAAATGACTACCCTATCCTCTGCATTATTAGAACAAACTTTTATCAGACTAGAACGAGCAGAAGTCAGTGTGCTAGAGCTATAGAGAAGCTTCAAGGGCAGTATTGTAAGTGGTTGATAATAAGGAAAGGAATCGGCTCTGCTGCGTTTGCACGCAAAGGTATAAAGGGTTTCAACCCAAATAGAAAAGAAGATTTGGTGGCTGTTTCAACAAGTTTTACCTTATTTGCAGAAGGGTGTTGAGGCCAACAAACTCTAGATTTCGATGCCCAAATGCAACTTTTGTTCTAGGCCATTGGCTTCTGAGAATGAGCCATGAATCACACCATTATTTTAGTATTGTAAGAGGATTGTCATTGTAGAAAAACTACATATGATTTCCTTTGCGGGGACTAAAAAAACCATGGtgaaaattaatgaaagaaCAACTGGGGATTTGGTGATTCTGTGGATGCCTTTTGGGTGATGCATGGTTAGTGCGTCTTTGCTATTCTGAGCCGAAAGTGTGGATGGAATATATACTTTTCGGACAGTTGTTCTTTCCCAGGAGGAAAGCTGATCTGAGTCACAAGAGAAGCAATTCAGAATTCAGAATCTTTTGCAAAGAGCAGGAAGTGTTGTGATCTTTTCCCCTTGACGCTTGCTATtgagtttgttttctttttcctatatGTTTATGTTTTCTTGACGGGTTGAACTATGCTATTGAATGATGAGTTTTTCTTGATCTACTGTCAAATAAGGTTCTTCATTCCGACATTTGTCCTATTGCTTTATAGATAATAAGATTTTACTGTTTTGTATAGTATATGATCTTATTATGCTATTTCTTTTACCTTGATTCTATCTGTTTGCACCATTAATCATCGATCCTACACTAGAACAGCTAGCTCCCATTGAAAGTTCAATATGATATTGAATGAGAACCTACATTTTTACTTACTTTAATCCTCTTGGGAACCTATCTCACAATACCCCAAAATCTCAATTATTTTGGTATCCTTCTCTTCCCTTTTTGTGGCATACTCATTTCAAATTTCTACAAAACACATACATGGTAATGATTTGGTTAACAATAGAGAGGAGTCGTGAAGGTAAACTTGAAGCATAAATCATCAAGATGAGTCCACCgtaccatataaaaatatacaaaatatatatttgggtTAATGTGGTTGACACCCTGAGCTTTAGTGTACATACACCCCATTGTTATTGATCTCAAATTTCGTTGGTTAACACCCtgatatttatttcatttataattttttttagaggatTTTAGATAAGATTATTTaagaattctctaaaaattaaattttatcttttaaaaaataaaattaatacatGTAAAAGGTACTAATTAGccaaatttaaaaccaaaagtGGCTTAGTATACTTATATTAAACATTAAGGAGTCTTAATGAAATCAACCCTATACATTTTCAATCACTTAAAACTTTTAGATCAAAATGTTAGATTGTGCATTTTATTGCTCACTCATTAGCAATCACAATGATATGATataacaatttcatttttatttgaaaagtaacttatttataatatatatatatataaatgtcatttttcatttcaaatatttacatgcaagttttcaaaaaaaaaaaaatgttatttttataagaaaatgatgaggatattttttacaaaatgaaaagggttaaatttcaaaaattgagttttcataaactcttttaatcaaataatccttaaattgtgaatataatatttctcatatttttatttgaaaagtaacttatttataatatatatatatatatataaatgtcatttttcattttaaatatttacatgcaagttttaaaagaaaatgttatttttataagaaaaagacgaggatattttttacaaaatgaagagggttaaatttcaaaaattgagtgttcataaactcttttaattaaataatccttgaaaaaaaattaattaattgaataaaaaaaataattttgagtaAAAATGGGCCGTTGACCAAACAAATggtaagttataaaaatattgtaaaactaTAGTTCAaagtaaacattttttaatcccCTTTATAATGTTTCAAAcctcttttcaaaaaaatacaatttttataaaaaggaaaagtcaTAGGTTTGAAATAtggtttttaaatatgtattaaaactataatttaaaaaattaaaagataagaCGCTTGATAAAAAGAATGGAGCTCATTGTATATCATAATGGCCACTATGAACCCtagcttaaaattttaaaaatctcactTAACTTCTTATATTCAAGCAGATCGTAATTTTGAAGGGATAATAATGCAATTTTGTAAAACCCCCCCTGGGCCCACAATTCATTTCGGGCTCAATACCTTGGGCCATGGTGGGCTTTGGGCTAGCTAACTGGGCCTTGACTCCCCGGTCGAATATCTATAACCGAGTCTTCTCCGTCTTCGCGCAGACCCCAAACCACAGCGATGGCGATCTCTGAGAAACCAatcctcatcctcatcctcatctCCCTCGCCGTCGTCTTCTCCGGCGCCGAATCCGATCGGGTCGCTGAGCTTCTCTCTCTCCAATCTCGATCCAAATCGGGCGTGATCCACCTCGACGATCACTCCCTCAGCCGCTTCCTCACCTCCACCACAACCCCCAGGCCCTACTCGATCCTCATCTTCTTCGACGCCACTCAGCTCCATGAAAAGCCCGAACTTAACCTCCAAGGCCTTCGCTCCGAGTTCGGCCTCCTCGCCTCCTCCTTCATCTCCAACAACAAGGACTCTCCCTCCGCCTCCAAGCTCTTCTTCTGCGACATCGAGTTCAAAGAGTCCCAATCCAGTTTCGCCCAATTCGGGATCACCTCTCTCCCCCACATCCGACTTGTTGGCCCCGATGTGAAGAGCCTCAAGGATTCGGAGCAGATGGAGCAGGGGGACATTTCTCGCATGGCCGACTCCATGTCCGACTTCGTCGAGTCCAGGACCAAGCTCTCCGTCGGCCCAATCGAGCGGCCTCCGATGTTCTCCAAGAAGCAGTTGGGGTTCTTTGTGGCGGCCTTCCTGGTGTGGGCGCCGTTTGTTGTGAAGAAGGTTTTGGCCGGCCAGACATTGCTTCATGATTCGAAGATTTGGCTGGGGAGTGCTGTGTTTGTCTATTTCTTCAGTGTGTCGGGCACTATGCATAATATAATACGGAAAATGCCCATGTTTTTGGCCGATCGGAACGATCCCAGCAAACTTATATTCTTTTATCAGGGGTCTGGTATGCAGCTTGGGGCTGAGGGTTTTGCGATTGGGTTTTTGTACACGATTGTGGGCTTGTTGCTGGCTTTTGTGACGCATGTGCTTGTTAGGGTGAAGAATGTGACTGTGCAGCGGGTGATTATGCTTTTCGCATTGTTCATTTCCTTCTTGGCAGTGAAAAAGGTTGTGTCTTTGGATAATTGGAAGACTGGTTATGGGATTCATGCATTCTGGCCTTCGAGTTGGAATTGAGATTAGAAGTAATGcattattagatttttgttaCTCAAAGGTGAGAATTTCGGGTCAGTTCGACTTCTTAtgaattattatcaaacttTGTTGATTCGATGCATGACGTTGTGGGaattatcaattatttataCAAGAACTTGAGCTTCTTGCTAGGTCAACGATGCCCTGGATTTTTCTTGAATACTTATGTGCTGGATAGTTTTTAACATTAATTCGAGCAGTTATGATGATCTTTTCTCTGTTTTGTTTGAAGTTTTCACAAATATGAACACTGTTTTGTTTAGGTTCCTAGGTAATCTTTGGTCTTTTGATAGTGGCAGAGAGGATATGTGAGCCATGAGGTTGTGTTGTTTTTCATCTGATTCTTAACTTAGTCTCGAGAAAGAAAACTAGGGAACATAATAGACCATATATGCCTTAATAGCAAAAAGAGAAATTCCATGGTCATGCAGGATGAATGGTAGAAGGTCACAACACATGTGTCAAAGTCATGCCCAAAGTGCTTTAACAAGatcttagttgcattttaggcaTAATTGATACATGTTTTTACttgagttaaaaaattatttcccaaTTAGATCACATAAATCCTTGTAAAGCAGCCTTTCCAGAGACCAGTTTTCCACCATATTCCGGGTCTATTGTCCACAAACACCATCATATTTCAGCTCTCTACCACAAACAACTTCTCCTATTTTGAGTATGGTGGTGGGTTATGGTTACTTGAGTATTTTCCTGAGATAAATCAACCAatttatatagaagaaaataCCATAAAGGATCCTTGAGGAATTCTGGTTAAAGTTTATTTGCCTCACTGAATCCTAACAAGCAAACAAAtgtgttgtgttttttttttttgcccttcataagtttcttttttatattctttttgataggtaaatgagTAAATATGTTAAATGTGCCTAAAAGGAGATGCACCAACATACACATGATATATGCAAAGGAAACCTAAAATAGgcgagaagaagaaaaacaaaagaactttCTCCCTACTAAATgctcaaccaatctacaaaatctatcacATTCATTGAGTGGTCCTCTATGTACACCCTAGCCCCAATTCACAAAAGAATATAGAAAATTGGATTTGTTTGTTTGGTCCAACTGCTCAACATCATTAAAAGcccttttgttcctttttttcaaatagTCTAAAATAAGCACGAGTTTATTCTTTTGCTAAGACTTTATTACATATGGTGACTAATATTGGCTCTACAAGCCCAAACAGAGAGGGGTTGCTGCTTGTGCTACATGTGGATATTTGTTATTGCAATGGAACCCAGGAAGTCCTTGGGACAGTAGAAATGATAGTATTATTCAACAGCATCTATTATTGCCCATAAAAACCTAAGTTGTTTGATTCTCTTAATGGTATTATAAGCCAACTCAGATGAAACACAGGCAGTGAACTTATGAAACTGAGCGTGTGGATTTGCAGCGGTGAGTGTACCTGGGACGTAGGTTCAAAGACTATGCGATCCTCGGTGACAATATCATCATTGGGGATTGTTTGGTTGCAAGTGAGTACCAAACACTGATGGGGCGTGGTTGGTGTCATTGGGTTGGTGGGGGAACCCGTAAGGTGTGATTAGCTGAGGTGAGGTTGACCTTCTTTCTGCCTTAGAAGAGGTCTAATATTTACTCAGTTGTTCCTCTAGGCTATCAAGCAGGGGTATGTGTAGTACACGAGGCCTTTCATGAGCAAAACCAAACCATAGCCAACAGAAGTAGTTTAAGCCATGGCTGAGGGAGTAAATAAGGCCCTTGGAGCAAAAACCAAATTAAAGCCAGCAGTGGTAGTGTGAACCACGGTTGACTTTGAGTTGGTGGGTGGACTACCTTTTATTGCTTCCTTTCCCACATCCTACCTTTTCTCTGGCTGCCTAGGTAGCTTTTAGGGAAAACATGGGGTAAGCAGGTAGTGATTTTATAAGTTATTGCTATTGACAGCCAAGGGAATAGGTTTGTAGCAGCTGCTACTTCCTTCTAATTCCCCCACATCTAGTCAAGGATGAtgcccttttttgttttttgtttttggttgcaGTGAGCTAGGAAATGAAGGTATAGATTTGTCTTTGCAGTGTACGCAAATTTGGATCTCAGTTTTTTTATCAAGTACTTGAGATTCAGGCAAGGAAATTGGAGATCCCCAATTCCTTTCAAGATGTtgtaatcaaattttgatttctgcAAATTTTATAGAACCCAAAATGTGGATAACAGGAAAGGAGCCTCAAGTTAAAAAGAAGCTTTTGCTCTTTTAAAATGTGCTAATGTTATGGGACTCTGTTTGATATTGTTCTTGTATCCCATCTTGGGATCCAATGAAGTTTTACTTTTaccaacaagaagaagaagactgaAAAATAGAGTAAAACCCCAACAACCGTGAGCACAAGTTTTCTGCCAAATAGCAAACTGAAACCACCTGATATTTATGCCAGCAATCTGAAATCTGTATTTGCTAGGGTAAACAACTAGCACAGGAATCATGAGGCTTTTACTAGTCGCAAGTGCCCTAGTTTTTCTTGGTTGTGGTGACTGGTGAGCTTGGAAACCTGGGAAGGTACACAAGTTCATAGTGGTGCATGAACACTGGGTCCTCGGTTTTTTGGTTAAGTAATTGCGGTTCAGTTGGGGAGTTGGAGATGCTACCTTCTTAAGGCAATCACctcttatttcaaaatatagCTCCATCTCTAAAGCCCTTTGAAAAGCATGCCTATGTGACCTGTTTACTAGATTCAGATCAAGGATCATAGCCAAATTTGAAGATGAATTCCATAAACAGCAGCTTTTGCAGACTAGATACCATGGGCTAGTTTATATATCCTCGTGATATGCTTCTTGATGGGAAAGCCTCTAAATGCTGAGAATTTTTATGAGGAGATGTTTTTCTGTtgtcttctttttccttcttttcagcTACCACTTTCTATTTCTTTACCCCACTTCAAACGAGGGCAAGTGGTTTTTGCTGTGTGGTAATGGGATACACCTGAAGATTTTAGGACGGAAAGCTTGGTAGCCATGAATCATGCAGATAACACAAGCATGCACTGAACCCAGAAACACGGGAGTCCCAGGACATAAACCGATCCACTGCAGTATCAAATGTAAAGATTCTGTCtgaaccgttttttttttttttttcctttgcatatgCTAGTTAACTTATTACCATTTCTGGTGTGATGAGCCTATGGAGTGTTCATGATAAATGGTACTGGGTTCCATGGGGAGCATCTATGCAATTGACAGTGCATCTGACAGCCACTAAATATCAAAAGCATCTCAGCTGGGTAACTATCATTGTCTGAGGATCCCGTTTCTCCTAGAACAATTTTATAAGGAGCTATAGCTCTCTTGTTCTTGATTTTGCTTGCAGGGTTTCATCTTTTCCCTTTCATCATTCCTTAAAAgccttacctatcaaaaaaaaatcattccttAAAAGCGTTGGTGGATCTAGAGCTTCACAACTTTGTGCCTTGTTTGGAGGTGACTTCCACCTTGTTCTCACCAACTCAATTGAAGAATTGAACACATATACAGCAACTGAACATTTTCTAACACACAATTGAAGGATTGTAACACACAGAGCCAGATATCATCCACAGAAATTGCCATGGGATcacatgaataaacttcaccaaCAATAAAAAGGAACCCCACATGGGAGAATCAATTAGGAACACCACAACCTCATGCAGGAGCCCTAGAAAGAGAGTTGTTTTGCCTATTGTCTCCCCATTTGAGGAGTCATAGAATGAAGTCACAGATTCCGGCTAAATCTCACCTTTTATGGTGACAAGTTGCTGGTACCAGTCTGTCAATGGGTATCCATTCACCAAGACGTTTGTAACTAAATGGAACTAAATACTATTCATCAAAGTGTGAGTTCATCACAATAATTCAgagatataaattaaaagaaatatagagATCTGACTTATCAGATTTGTTGATGATCAACATTCATCTTAGCCAGGTAATTCAAGTTATATATGCATCTCCCTGATCTAATTCCTCAAGCAGCTACAGCAGAGCACCCTCTTAAGATACACAGAACAGGATATCATTCACACCGAATCATCCTGGTTTTTTGACAATTTAACACAAAACCAGTATGGCTGAACAGGAGCACAAGACCAGTAATAGCATCAAGCAAAAATAAATATGGACATAGCAAAATGTACATGGTTAGAGAGTGTGCCTACATAGCCTCTGAAAATAGGGTTACAGAGGTTGTTTGCTTCATCTCTCTGAACCCTGTTTTGAATATTTGAACATAATTATAATCAATTGCTTCTaagaataaaatgataaaacaattaTGACAAAAATAATCCAAAGCAAGAAGATCATTCTGCTCAGATCAGAAAAGTCGGGTATGAGTGAACAATCGCTCACTTAAATCCAGATATCAGTCGTTTATACGTTGCTCGGTCAGGTTTAAGCCCCATCTTCAGCATTTCATCATGAAACTTCATAGCTTTTCTCAGTTCCCTTTCCCGACAGAGCCCACTTACCATAATTGTAAAACTCGTACTGCTCAACAAATTTTGACTTCTCATGCAATCAAACACTGAGACAGCATCTTCAATCCTCTTTTCCATGAAAAGCCCATTAAGAAGCACATTGTAAGTTGCAACATCCAAGCTGCCCTTCACTTTCTTGATCTTTTCATGCAATGCAATAGCTGAATCAATCTGTCTACTCCTGCAGTAATGCTCCACCAAAGCACAACAGCAAAAGGAATCGGGCAAGAGCCCTTTCTCTATAACTACATTCAGAAGATCATCAGCTTCTGTCCATTGACCATTTTTGCATAAAGAAGTTATAAATTTAGACAGCTTTGACCCACATGGACTAAATCCTTTCCCAATAATTTCTCCCATTAATTTACTCACTTCTTGTGATGGATCTTCCTCACAAAGAACATTTACAAATGCATGATAACAACCATCCTTCACTGTCACACCACTTTCCAAAATCACAAGGTACACCCCAATAGCTTCTTTTACTCTTCTATCCTTAGCTAATGCCCTTAACATACACCCATAAGTAGCATTGTCTAATTCAATCTTCTCATTGCGAGCTCTCTTAAAGAACATTTGTGCTGCGTGTGTCTTCCCCAAATTGCATATCTTTTGGATAATTGAATCATATTCTGATAACAGAAGCTTTGGAAGCAATCCCTTCTCCACCATAGAACCCATTACAATTTGGATAACctcatcattttcatatttacaagCACCATCAAGAATGGAGTTATAAGCACAAAAACCAGGGTCGAATTTTCTATTACACATCTCATTCAAGTAATGAAATGCCGCAGAGAAATTTCCTCTTTCACAGTAACAATCAATAACAAGCTTATAAATCAATGCATTACAAACAATACCCATATCTAATAATCGAACAACT is from Vitis riparia cultivar Riparia Gloire de Montpellier isolate 1030 chromosome 10, EGFV_Vit.rip_1.0, whole genome shotgun sequence and encodes:
- the LOC117923468 gene encoding probable dolichyl-diphosphooligosaccharide--protein glycosyltransferase subunit 3B gives rise to the protein MAISEKPILILILISLAVVFSGAESDRVAELLSLQSRSKSGVIHLDDHSLSRFLTSTTTPRPYSILIFFDATQLHEKPELNLQGLRSEFGLLASSFISNNKDSPSASKLFFCDIEFKESQSSFAQFGITSLPHIRLVGPDVKSLKDSEQMEQGDISRMADSMSDFVESRTKLSVGPIERPPMFSKKQLGFFVAAFLVWAPFVVKKVLAGQTLLHDSKIWLGSAVFVYFFSVSGTMHNIIRKMPMFLADRNDPSKLIFFYQGSGMQLGAEGFAIGFLYTIVGLLLAFVTHVLVRVKNVTVQRVIMLFALFISFLAVKKVVSLDNWKTGYGIHAFWPSSWN
- the LOC117924320 gene encoding nuclear transport factor 2B, translating into MGLGEWGKRGRGREEMEEQVEGLGRAFVDHYYYLFDNDRSSLPSLYHSTSMLTFEGHKVQGVDEISQKLNLLPFDQCQHVISTIDSQPSSFTGGIMVFVSGSLKLPGEEHQLRFSQMFHLVPSSEGSFFVQNDIFRLNYG
- the LOC117923466 gene encoding pentatricopeptide repeat-containing protein At4g21170 — its product is MPLPKPNTPFNQFSKSTTPLNWRAQIKQNQLISQISSILLQRHNWVTLLRNFNLSSKLTPSLFHQILLKTQKNPQSSLSFFNWVQTNLGFQPDLAAHSQIIRISIQSGLFQPAKGILDSLIETQKASVLVDSIIQACRGKDSESPVLGFVLECYSNKGLFIEALEVFRRITIHGYVPSVRSCNALLDSLQRENEIKLAWCVCGALIRNGVLPDYVRIALILCKNGKLERVVRLLDMGIVCNALIYKLVIDCYCERGNFSAAFHYLNEMCNRKFDPGFCAYNSILDGACKYENDEVIQIVMGSMVEKGLLPKLLLSEYDSIIQKICNLGKTHAAQMFFKRARNEKIELDNATYGCMLRALAKDRRVKEAIGVYLVILESGVTVKDGCYHAFVNVLCEEDPSQEVSKLMGEIIGKGFSPCGSKLSKFITSLCKNGQWTEADDLLNVVIEKGLLPDSFCCCALVEHYCRSRQIDSAIALHEKIKKVKGSLDVATYNVLLNGLFMEKRIEDAVSVFDCMRSQNLLSSTSFTIMVSGLCRERELRKAMKFHDEMLKMGLKPDRATYKRLISGFK